One part of the Streptomyces lydicus genome encodes these proteins:
- a CDS encoding cytochrome b/b6 domain-containing protein translates to MPRPPEPPAGRPRVPRFTPAEHRVHRATAALMAVCVLTAACLYLPFLAELVGRRALVVTVHEWSGILLPVPLLLGLASRALRTDLRRLNRFGPHDRRWLRAALRRRGDRPAGKFNAGQKLYAAWIAGAVLVMAATGLLMWFTHLAPLVWRTGATFVHDWLALAVVVVIAGHVWKAYADPESRRGMRTGSVDAGWAAREHPLWEHEDKAR, encoded by the coding sequence ATGCCCCGACCACCTGAGCCCCCGGCCGGCCGGCCCCGGGTGCCGCGCTTCACCCCCGCCGAACACCGGGTGCACCGCGCCACCGCCGCCCTGATGGCTGTCTGCGTGCTCACCGCGGCCTGCCTGTACCTGCCCTTCCTCGCCGAACTCGTCGGCCGCCGCGCCCTGGTGGTCACCGTCCACGAGTGGTCCGGCATCCTGCTGCCCGTCCCGCTGCTGCTCGGCCTCGCCTCCCGCGCGCTCCGCACCGACCTGCGCCGCCTCAACCGCTTCGGCCCGCACGACCGCCGCTGGCTGCGCGCCGCGCTGCGCCGCCGCGGGGACCGCCCGGCCGGGAAGTTCAACGCCGGCCAGAAGCTCTACGCCGCGTGGATCGCCGGCGCGGTCCTGGTGATGGCGGCCACCGGACTGCTGATGTGGTTCACCCACCTCGCGCCCCTGGTGTGGCGTACCGGCGCCACCTTCGTCCACGACTGGCTCGCCCTCGCCGTCGTCGTGGTGATCGCCGGCCACGTCTGGAAGGCGTACGCCGACCCGGAGTCCCGCCGCGGGATGCGCACCGGCTCGGTGGACGCCGGGTGGGCCGCCCGCGAGCACCCGCTGTGGGAGCACGAGGACAAGGCCCGGTAA
- a CDS encoding molybdopterin-dependent oxidoreductase: MTKEANPAGTPDHGADGSGTPVGRRVVLGMLAAGAAGVAAAPLLQRAWDDTLGAAAQQDPTGLSGLLPGGGGFRYYSVTGPVPDKDEHTYRLTVDGLVRHRAAYRLADLRALPQTRVVRDVQCVTGWRVPHTPFEGVRLSHLLDAAGVRPEARAVRFTCFDGAYSESLTLEQARRHDVLVALRMQDAPLAHAHGGPVRLYVAPMYFYKSAKWLSGITVTDHVLPGYWENLGYDVDAWVGRSNGRDDAPTT, from the coding sequence GTGACCAAGGAAGCGAATCCGGCCGGCACGCCGGACCACGGCGCCGACGGCAGCGGCACGCCCGTCGGCCGCCGGGTGGTGCTCGGCATGCTCGCCGCGGGCGCCGCCGGCGTCGCCGCGGCCCCGTTGCTCCAGCGAGCCTGGGACGACACCCTCGGCGCCGCCGCACAGCAGGACCCCACCGGCCTGTCCGGGCTGCTCCCGGGCGGCGGCGGCTTCCGCTACTACTCGGTGACCGGCCCCGTACCGGACAAGGACGAGCACACCTACCGCCTCACCGTCGACGGCCTGGTGCGCCACCGGGCCGCGTACCGCCTCGCCGACCTGCGCGCGCTGCCGCAGACCCGGGTCGTGCGCGACGTCCAGTGCGTCACCGGCTGGCGGGTCCCGCACACCCCCTTCGAGGGCGTACGGCTCTCGCACCTCCTCGACGCCGCCGGCGTCCGCCCCGAGGCCAGGGCCGTCCGCTTCACCTGCTTCGACGGCGCCTACAGCGAATCCCTCACCCTCGAACAGGCCCGCCGCCACGACGTGCTGGTCGCGCTGCGCATGCAGGACGCGCCGCTCGCCCACGCCCACGGCGGGCCGGTGCGGCTCTACGTCGCGCCCATGTACTTCTACAAGTCGGCGAAGTGGCTCTCCGGCATCACCGTCACCGACCACGTCCTGCCCGGATACTGGGAGAACCTCGGATATGACGTCGACGCCTGGGTCGGCCGGTCGAACGGACGCGACGATGCCCCGACCACCTGA
- a CDS encoding FAD-binding dehydrogenase, which translates to MAYDADVIVIGAGLAGLAATAELVDAGRKVILLDQEPEQSLGGQAHWSFGGLFLVDSPEQRRLRIRDSHALAWQDWLGTAGFDRPEDRWPRSWAEAYVDFAAGEKRSWLHRQGVRFFPVVGWAERGGYGATGHGNSVPRFHITWGTGPGLVAPFERRVRAGAARGLVDLRFRHRVTGLSRSAGSVDTVSGEILQPSDAERGRPSSREVTGAFELRAQAVIVTSGGIGGNHDLVRANWPERLGTPPERMLSGVPAHVDGKMLGIAEAAGGRIVNRDRMWHYTEGIDNWNPIWPMHGIRILSGPSPLWLDARGKRLPVPLFPGFDTLGTLEHIMRTGHDHTWFVLTQKIIEKEFTLSGSEQNPDLTGKSVRDVLGRARAGAPGPVQAFMDHGADFVVERSLPALVRRMNELTGKPLIDEAALRDEIVARDREIANPFTKDLQVTAVRGTRKYLGDRLIRTAAPHRLLDPKAGPLIAVRLHILTRKTLGGLETDLGSRVLTEGGAPLPGVYAAGEAAGFGGGGVHGYRSLEGTFLGGCLFSGRTAGRAAARAVD; encoded by the coding sequence ATGGCGTACGACGCTGATGTGATCGTGATCGGAGCGGGGCTCGCGGGCCTGGCGGCCACCGCCGAGCTGGTGGACGCCGGACGCAAGGTGATCCTGCTCGACCAGGAGCCCGAGCAGTCCCTCGGCGGGCAGGCGCACTGGTCCTTCGGCGGCCTCTTCCTGGTCGACTCGCCCGAGCAGCGCCGGCTGCGGATCCGCGACAGCCACGCGCTGGCCTGGCAGGACTGGCTGGGCACGGCCGGCTTCGACCGCCCCGAGGACCGCTGGCCGCGCAGCTGGGCCGAGGCGTACGTCGACTTCGCGGCCGGGGAGAAGCGCTCCTGGCTGCACCGGCAGGGCGTCCGGTTCTTCCCGGTCGTCGGCTGGGCCGAGCGCGGCGGCTACGGGGCGACCGGGCACGGCAACTCCGTGCCGCGCTTCCACATCACCTGGGGCACCGGCCCCGGCCTGGTCGCACCGTTCGAGCGCCGGGTACGGGCCGGCGCCGCCCGCGGCCTGGTGGACCTGCGCTTCCGTCACCGGGTCACCGGGCTCTCCCGCAGCGCGGGCAGCGTGGACACCGTCAGCGGCGAAATCCTGCAGCCCTCGGACGCCGAGCGCGGCAGGCCCAGCAGCCGCGAGGTGACCGGCGCGTTCGAGCTGCGCGCGCAGGCCGTGATCGTCACCTCGGGCGGTATCGGCGGCAACCACGACCTGGTGCGCGCCAACTGGCCCGAGCGGCTCGGCACGCCCCCCGAGCGGATGCTGTCGGGCGTGCCGGCGCACGTCGACGGCAAGATGCTGGGCATCGCCGAGGCCGCCGGCGGCCGGATCGTCAACCGCGACCGGATGTGGCACTACACCGAGGGCATCGACAACTGGAACCCCATATGGCCGATGCACGGCATCCGCATCCTGTCGGGGCCCTCCCCGCTGTGGCTGGACGCCCGCGGCAAGCGGCTGCCGGTGCCGCTCTTCCCCGGCTTCGACACCCTCGGCACCCTCGAACACATCATGCGGACCGGCCACGACCACACCTGGTTCGTGCTCACCCAAAAGATCATCGAGAAGGAGTTCACGCTCTCCGGATCCGAGCAGAACCCCGACCTGACCGGCAAGAGCGTCCGCGACGTGCTCGGCCGGGCCAGGGCCGGCGCCCCCGGGCCGGTGCAGGCGTTCATGGACCACGGCGCGGACTTCGTCGTCGAGCGCTCGCTGCCCGCACTCGTACGGCGGATGAACGAACTGACCGGGAAGCCCCTGATCGACGAGGCCGCGCTGCGCGACGAGATCGTCGCCCGGGACCGTGAGATCGCCAATCCCTTCACCAAGGACCTCCAGGTGACCGCCGTGCGCGGGACCCGCAAGTACCTCGGCGACCGGCTGATCCGCACCGCGGCCCCGCACCGGCTGCTCGACCCGAAGGCCGGCCCGCTGATCGCCGTACGGCTCCACATCCTCACCCGCAAGACCCTCGGCGGCCTGGAGACCGACCTCGGCTCCCGGGTGCTGACCGAGGGCGGCGCGCCGCTGCCGGGCGTCTACGCCGCGGGCGAGGCGGCCGGATTCGGCGGCGGCGGGGTGCACGGCTACCGCTCGCTGGAGGGCACCTTCCTCGGCGGCTGCCTCTTCTCCGGGCGCACCGCGGGCCGGGCGGCGGCACGCGCGGTGGACTGA